Below is a window of Haloterrigena alkaliphila DNA.
TGGCCGCTCAAGCGGCTGCTGACGGAGGTCGTCGGCTCCGGTCCCAAATCGGCCGACGACATGAGTTCCGAGCAGGCACGCGAGGCGATGCAGCGGATCTTCGCGGGCGAACCGGACGAAACGACCCTCGGCGCGTTCTGGCTGGCCAACCGCTGGAAGCGCAACATCCCCGAGGAATTGGCGGCGTACGCCGACGTCATGCGCGAGGAGTCGGTCGTGACCGCCGAACCCGACGCCGACCCGGTCGACTGCGGGGCCAACTACGACGGCAAGCACACCTCCGCCGTCCTCGGCGTCGGCGCCGGCATCGTCGCCGCCGCCGCGGGCACGCCGATCGTCGTCCACTCCGGCGATCGCGTCCCCACCCAGAAGGCGACGGCGTACAAACACGTCCTCGACGAACTCGGCGTCAGAACCGACCTCGAACCCGCCGAGAGCGCCGACATGGTCGACGAGACCGGCTTCGGCTTCTACTACCAGCCCGCGTTCAACCCCGGCGTCCACGACCTGCTCGAGCGACGCGATCAGATGGGTGTGCGCACGTTCGTCAACACGATCGAGACCGTCGCCAACCCCGCGAACGCCGACGTCCACCTCGGCTCGTTCTACCACCTCGCGTTCGCGAAGAAGCTGACCGACCTCATCCGGAACAGCGACCACCTCGACTACTCTCGAGCCATCTTCTTCCAGGGGATGGAAGGCTACGACGACATCCGCCCCGGTTACACGAAGGTCGCGGAATGGAGTGAGGGTGAGGATCTCGAGGACTACGAGATCGAGACCGCCGAGTACGGCATGGAGATGGAGAGCGAGGACCTCGCAGTCGACGACGTCGCCGCCGACTCGGCGTCGATCACCGAGGCCGTGCTGGCCGGGGAGCGCGACGACCACTTCGCCGACGCCATCGCGCTCAACGGCGCGTTCCGGATGTACGCCCGCGAGGACGTGAACAGTCTCGAGGAAGGACTCGAAACGGCCCGCGACGTCATCGCCGACGGCAGCGCCGGAGCGGTGCTCGACGAATTGCGAGCGTTCTGAACGGCGCCGGCCGGTGTCACCGCCCGACGGTCGCCCGATCCTCACTGTCCGGAACGGGTGACTACTTTCTTGTGTGACGCCGTAGCCCCGACGCGTATGGACGCGGGCCTCGCGACGACTGCGCTCGAGCGACTCCGGTCGAACGGAGCGACGGGACTGCTCGCCGACGCGCGGGACTTCCTCTCGTGGAAAACGCAGCGGGTCGGCCGCTACTACGCGCGGGCCCTCCGCTCGCGGCTGTCGGGCCGTCCCCATCCGTGGCGACCGATCGAGGTGCCGGCCCGTTCGATCGAGTGGACGATGAAGCGCGAACCGGTCCACGGCGGGGCTGACGTCGTGCGGTTCCACAACCGCCGCCACGCCGGCGCGGTCGTCGGCGGCGACTGGGACCGCCTCCTCTCGGTGCGGTTCGAGGAGATGCCCAAGTACCGGGCCGTCGCGGCGCGCTTCGAGGACGGCGTCCCCTGGGAGGAGACCGACATCTTCGCGGAACTCGCCGAGACGATCGCGGAACGCGGCCGGTTCGACGGCTGCGAGAGCCGCGCGGACCTCCGCGAGCGATACCGAGAGATCGACGAACTCTACGAGCGCATCCGGGAAGCGGGGTACCGGGGCCCCGACGAACTGGGCGGCCCGCTGGGCGTCGAGTCGCGACTGGACCTTCCGACCGTCAACGTCGGCCGCGACGGCCGACTCGTCTCCGCGCAGGGCGGCGGCTACCACCGGATCTCGATCGCGAAACTCCTCGACCTCGAGATTCCCGTTCGGGTCGTCGTCCGCCACGCGGAGTGGCAGGAAATCCGCGAGACCGTCGCGGCGGCGGAGTCGATCGTCGACGTTCCCGCCGACTACCGCCAGCATCTCGACCACCCGGACCTGCGGGCGGTCCGACCCGAACCCGAGCGAGCGGACCGCGTCGGCACGTTCGGCGATGACGATGCGTGCGGCGCGACCGACATCGGCACGTCCGACACCGGCACATCCGACACCGGCGCGTCCGACGGCAGTCGACTCGAAGAGCCGGCGGACGACTGAGCGTGCGGCACTCTCGAGATCGTCGGCCTCGAGCGAATCATCGAGTGAGACGGCGATTACGCTCGAGTCCGGTTTCGACCGACAGCGATACCAGTCGTTCGCTTACCGGGCGTCAAATGTTATCTCTGTTTTCTCAGACGACCACTTTCGTAAACAGTGGGGGCGTTCTACGCCAAAATAATGAACGAACTTATGTAATGGCCGTTCGATACCGCGAGTATGCGATTGGAAGACAAAACGGTCGTTATCACCGGTGCGGGTGCGGGGATCGGTCGCGAAACGGCTCGACTGTGCGCCGACGAGGGCGCGCGCGTCATCGTTACGGACGTCGACGTCGAGGGTGGCGAGGAAACCGTCGACCTGATCGAGGACGCCGGCGGCGAGGCGGAGTTCGCCGAACTCGACGTCACCGACAGCGAGCGGGTCCACACCGTCGTCGACGAGGTCGCTGAGGAGTACGGGCTCGACGTGATGATCAACAACGCCGGCACCGGTCACCCCGGCGGCCCGCTCGAGGAGCTGGACGACGAGGTCCGCGACTTCGTGGTCGATATCAACGTCAACGGCGTCTGGAACGGCTGTTCCGCCGCCCTGCCACACATGAAGGAGCAGGGACACGGCTCGATCGTCAACGTCGGCTCGCTGGCGAGCATTCTCGGCCTCCCGAAACAGGCCGCCTACTCGACGACCAAAGCCGCCGTGTTGAACATGACCCGGACGATCGCCGCCGAGGCCGGCCCCCACGGCGTCCGCGCCAACGCCGTCTGTCCCGGTTTCACGGAGACCCAGATGTTAGACGAGTACCTCGAGAAACGGGACGATCCGGAGCAAGCGCAGAAGGCGATGGCCGAACAGTACCCGCTCAAACGCCTCGGGAAACCCGACGAAATCGCGAACGCGATCCTGTTCCTCGCCAGCGACGAGGCCTCGTTCGTCACCGGCCACGGACTGGTCGTCGACGGCGGCTTCTCGGCCTGAGGACTGGACTCGGGAATCGCCCGGGGCCGAAACCGAAATCGTTTTTTCCACCGCCAGTAGTTTCTATCTACTAACACGTCCGTTCGGCGGACGACGGTCCCTATGACACTCGCTCCAGCACTCGCCGACGTCGGAAGCACCCTCGAGGGCGCGACCGGCGTCGGTCGATACCTCCTCGTGTTCGTCCTCGCGATGATTCCGGCGATCGAACCGTTCATCGTCATCCCGGTCGCGATCGGCCTCGGACTCGATCCGATCGCGACGGGGGTCGCCGCCTTCGCCGGCAGCCTCACCGGCGTCGCGGCGATCGTCCTCGCACACCGGCGAGTCGCCGCCTGGTTGGCGAACCGACGGGGCGGCGACGACATCGACTCGAGCGATCGCTACGGTCGCGCGCGGCGGGTCTGGAAGCGATACGGGCTCGCCGTCTGGACGGTCGGGCTCGTCGCCGCCTCGACGCTCGGGTTCTCGTTGCTGGGACTCGTCTGAGCCGCGTCGGTCGTCACTCTCGAGTCGCGCCGGTCGTCACACCTCGCGGACTAACGCGACGCTCGCGAGCTGATCGCCCGCGGTCACCGTCGCCTCCCGCGTGAGCGCGTAGAGGATCCCGTCGCGATCCGCGACCGCCTCGTGGCGCGGCTCGTACGTCCGCGGATCGTACACCGTTCCGAGGGGCGTTCCTTCGGTGACCGACTGCCCGACCTCGAGCGACGGCTCCGGGCGGAACAGTCCCGATTCCTCGGCGGTGACCTGTCCGAGGTGGTTCCGGGCGACGGTCCCCTCGTGTTCGGGGGGCTCACCGGGGAGGAGCCCGAGATACCGGCAGACGCCGAGGAGACCGTCGACACCCTCCTCGACGGCGTACTCGAGGATCTGTTTGTTGTGGGCGAGTTCGGGCGTGATCGACGGGATCCCCTCCTCGGCGGCGACGACGCGGAGTTTCCCCGAAAAGCCCCGCCGGTGCCACTCGTCGGGGGCGTCCTCGTCGGCCTGTTCGGACAGCAACAGATCGGTGCCGAAGGCTTCGGCGAGCGCGCGCGAGCGCTCGTCGCCCTCGCGGTAGACGACGTGGGGGAGCATGTCGGGACTCCCCGTGTGGAGGTCGACGATGGCGTCGGCGCGGCGGATCTCCGCCCAGAGGCGCGCGGCCATCTGCTGGTGGAGACTGCCGTTCTCGTCGCCGGGCCAGATCCGGTTCATGTTCGGATTGACGCTGTCGAACTCCTCGGGCGTGATGTAGGAGACGAGGTCGAAGGTCAGCGGGTTCGCGACGGGCACGGTGACGATCGTCCCCGACAACTCCTCGAGCGGGAGTCGCTCGTGAAACCG
It encodes the following:
- a CDS encoding SDR family NAD(P)-dependent oxidoreductase, which codes for MRLEDKTVVITGAGAGIGRETARLCADEGARVIVTDVDVEGGEETVDLIEDAGGEAEFAELDVTDSERVHTVVDEVAEEYGLDVMINNAGTGHPGGPLEELDDEVRDFVVDINVNGVWNGCSAALPHMKEQGHGSIVNVGSLASILGLPKQAAYSTTKAAVLNMTRTIAAEAGPHGVRANAVCPGFTETQMLDEYLEKRDDPEQAQKAMAEQYPLKRLGKPDEIANAILFLASDEASFVTGHGLVVDGGFSA
- a CDS encoding anthranilate phosphoribosyltransferase, whose translation is MANASQTFGEWPLKRLLTEVVGSGPKSADDMSSEQAREAMQRIFAGEPDETTLGAFWLANRWKRNIPEELAAYADVMREESVVTAEPDADPVDCGANYDGKHTSAVLGVGAGIVAAAAGTPIVVHSGDRVPTQKATAYKHVLDELGVRTDLEPAESADMVDETGFGFYYQPAFNPGVHDLLERRDQMGVRTFVNTIETVANPANADVHLGSFYHLAFAKKLTDLIRNSDHLDYSRAIFFQGMEGYDDIRPGYTKVAEWSEGEDLEDYEIETAEYGMEMESEDLAVDDVAADSASITEAVLAGERDDHFADAIALNGAFRMYAREDVNSLEEGLETARDVIADGSAGAVLDELRAF
- a CDS encoding small multi-drug export protein, with protein sequence MTLAPALADVGSTLEGATGVGRYLLVFVLAMIPAIEPFIVIPVAIGLGLDPIATGVAAFAGSLTGVAAIVLAHRRVAAWLANRRGGDDIDSSDRYGRARRVWKRYGLAVWTVGLVAASTLGFSLLGLV
- a CDS encoding succinylglutamate desuccinylase/aspartoacylase family protein; translated protein: MTGTHTTEEVTLARLPSGVELTTTIHTYRGDDDGPTLYVQAAQHGREINGTETLRRFHERLPLEELSGTIVTVPVANPLTFDLVSYITPEEFDSVNPNMNRIWPGDENGSLHQQMAARLWAEIRRADAIVDLHTGSPDMLPHVVYREGDERSRALAEAFGTDLLLSEQADEDAPDEWHRRGFSGKLRVVAAEEGIPSITPELAHNKQILEYAVEEGVDGLLGVCRYLGLLPGEPPEHEGTVARNHLGQVTAEESGLFRPEPSLEVGQSVTEGTPLGTVYDPRTYEPRHEAVADRDGILYALTREATVTAGDQLASVALVREV